One genomic window of Arvicola amphibius chromosome 4, mArvAmp1.2, whole genome shotgun sequence includes the following:
- the Timm22 gene encoding mitochondrial import inner membrane translocase subunit Tim22: protein MAAAVPKAGASAPEAAGSAEAPLQYSLLLQYLVGDKRQPRLLEPGSLGGIPSPSKSEEQKMIERAMESCAFKAVLACVGGFVLGGAFGVFTAGIDTNVGFDPKDPYRTPTAKEVLKDMGQRGMSYAKNFAIVGAMFSCTECLVESYRGKSDWKNSVISGCITGGAIGFRAGVKAGAIGCGGFAAFSAAIDYYLR, encoded by the exons ATGGCGGCGGCTGTCCCCAAGGCTGGGGCTTCAGCTCCCGAAGCGGCGGGTTCCGCCGAAGCTCCGCTGCAGTACAGCCTTCTTCTGCAGTACCTGGTTGGTGACAAGCGTCAGCCCCGGCTCCTGGAGCCTGGCAGCTTGGGCGGGATCCCGAGTCCCTCCAAGAGCGAGGAGCAGAAGATGATCGAGAGGGCGATGGAAAGTTGCGCCTTCAAGGCTGTGCTAGCCTGCGTGGGAG GATTTGTCTTGGGAGGTGCATTTGGGGTCTTTACAGCCGGCATTGATACTAATGTAGGCTTTGACCCTAAGGACCCTTACCGGACACCAACCGCAAAAGAAGTTCTGAAAGACATGGGACAAAGAGGAATGTCGTACGCCAAAAATTTTGCCATCGTGGGCGCCATGTTCTCGTGTACTGAGTGTCTGGTAGAATCT TACCGGGGAAAGTCAGACTGGAAGAACAGTGTCATCAGCGGCTGCATCACCGGCGGAGCCATTGGTTTCAGAG CTGGTGTGAAGGCCGGGGCCATAGGTTGCGGAGGTTTTGCTGCTTTCTCTGCTGCAATTGATTACTACCTACGGTGA